Genomic segment of Pontibacter liquoris:
CAACTATCTCCTCGCCTGTGGCGGCATCTTCTTTGCCTCCTAAAAGTATAACAGGTTGGTTCAGGCGTTCGCACAGTTCGATGATGCGCTCGGTGGGCAGGCGCTTGGTATAATGCTGCGCCCCGATAGCAAAAGCCACATAGCCCTTCTGAAAACCCTCCGGCAAGGTATGAATAGCTACTTCATCCGGGGCAGGTATAAAATAGTCCAATCCTTTGCCGTCGTCCTGTATGCCTAAAGCGGAAGCGGCAGCCAGGTAGCGTTGCACAATATGCACTTCGGGCAGGCGGTTTATTTTAAAATTTACCATGAGCCACTTCTCATAGTTAAGCTTGTTAAAGCTTTTGTTCGGCTTGCCCAAGCGTGTTTTGATGATGCGGGTGCGCAGGTTGTTATGCAGGTCCACCACGTAATCAAAGTTCTCGGCTTTCAGCGTCTGCACCAGCTCGCTCAGATTATCACCCAGCACATGCACTTTGTCCACGTACGGGTTGTTGCTTACAATGGCCTGGAAAGCTTTTTTGGTACAGTAATGCACCTCCGCCCCCGGCACCTGCTGTTTAATGCAGCGGATAACGGGCGTGGTCAGCACAATGTCGCCGATAGAGGAAAAACGGAGGATGAGGATCTTTGGCATTTTATACTTTAATCGCTGACGCTATTTTTGCTGGCTTATACTAGCGCAAGCGTCCGCTTGTGCTACTACCATTGCTAAAGTATAAAGTAGATCTGGCGCAAGAGGATGCCTGCGCCAGATCTACTTTATCTTCTCCTTCCGCTCCCTGAAATACGTCTCCACCTCTTCCACCGACCTGGTATTAAAGGTCATTTCTTTGGTCAGTCCGCCTTTGCGGCCTACCAGTACGCCATACTTCATGTCGTGGTAGCCGCTGGTGTGGTGGGCATCGGGGTTTATACTTAGCATCACGCCTTTTTCCAGCGCATACTGCACCCAGCGCCAGTCCAGGTCCAGGCGCCAAGGGTTTGAATTTATTTCGATGATCACGTTATGGGCGGCGCAGGCATCGATCACCAGTTTGTGGTTGATCGGATACCCTTCGCGGCGCAGCAGCAAACGGCCGGTTGGGTGGCCCAGCATGGTGGTGTACGGATTTTCGATAGCCCGCAGCAGGCGCTCGGTGGCTTTCTGCTCGTCCATGTTGAGGTTACTGTGGATGGAGGCCACGATAAAATCAAAGGTAGCCAGGATATCGTCCGCATAGTCCAGCGAACCATCGCCCAGAATATCGGATTCGATGCCTTTGAAGATCTTGAACGGAGACATTTTCTGGTTCAGGTCATCAATCTCTTTTTGCTGGCGCAGCACGTCGCCTTCGCGTAGGCCGCCGGCATAGGCAGCCGTTTTGCTATGGTCCGATATGCCCAGGTACGTATATCCCATCTCGCGGCAGGCCATGGCCATCTGCTCCAGGGTATGCGCGCCATCGGAATAAGTGCTGTGGTTGTGCAAAATGCCTTTCAGATCGGAGAGCTCCAGGAGCTGCGGCAGCTTGTTATCCATAGCCAGTTGCAGCTCGCCCGCGCCCTCGCGCAGCTCGGGCACCACGTAGGCCATGCCTGCTGCGGCATAAATAGCTTCTTCCGAGGCATGGGCTTCTTCCTTCACCACAGTCAGCAGGCTTTTGCCGGCAGCAAAAATATGCGTCAGGTGCGCCTCCGAGGACGACCGCAGGAATGTTTCGTTGGCAAAGCCCGCAGGAGTAGTCAGGTATATTTCGGTTGGCAGGTCGCTGACCGTATGCAGGCCGCGCCATACCAGGGGGCCGGAGGCTTTTTCGTCCTGCGCCAATATTTCGAGCTGGTTTAGCTTTTCTTCTGCTGCTGCAAAGGCAT
This window contains:
- a CDS encoding glycosyltransferase family 9 protein; translated protein: MPKILILRFSSIGDIVLTTPVIRCIKQQVPGAEVHYCTKKAFQAIVSNNPYVDKVHVLGDNLSELVQTLKAENFDYVVDLHNNLRTRIIKTRLGKPNKSFNKLNYEKWLMVNFKINRLPEVHIVQRYLAAASALGIQDDGKGLDYFIPAPDEVAIHTLPEGFQKGYVAFAIGAQHYTKRLPTERIIELCERLNQPVILLGGKEDAATGEEIVAYFESRTTNDAQRTTIYNACGKYNLNGSASLVRQATQVVSHDTGLMHIAAAFQKEIISVWGNTIPEFGMYPFRTKYKTLEVTNLSCRPCSKIGYSKCPKGHFKCMRDISFDDLMI
- the polX gene encoding DNA polymerase/3'-5' exonuclease PolX, with product MENKKIIRLFKLTAELMELHDENPFKVRSYTNAVAALELVEEPLEGKSQAALESIAGVGKGIASKIIDINQTGSFAELDQLFAATPPGVVEMLGIKGIGPKKVRVIWKELGTETVEELLDACEQDKLSKVKGFGAKTQENIKQALLFTQQSRGKLLYAEAESAATELLQRLQEALPDAQVTVAGHVRRCLEIVETLQFVVATDAFAAAEEKLNQLEILAQDEKASGPLVWRGLHTVSDLPTEIYLTTPAGFANETFLRSSSEAHLTHIFAAGKSLLTVVKEEAHASEEAIYAAAGMAYVVPELREGAGELQLAMDNKLPQLLELSDLKGILHNHSTYSDGAHTLEQMAMACREMGYTYLGISDHSKTAAYAGGLREGDVLRQQKEIDDLNQKMSPFKIFKGIESDILGDGSLDYADDILATFDFIVASIHSNLNMDEQKATERLLRAIENPYTTMLGHPTGRLLLRREGYPINHKLVIDACAAHNVIIEINSNPWRLDLDWRWVQYALEKGVMLSINPDAHHTSGYHDMKYGVLVGRKGGLTKEMTFNTRSVEEVETYFRERKEKIK